Below is a genomic region from bacterium.
CCGGAACTTTAAAGTACAGTTACTTTCTGTCGAGCGGTTCGGAAGCGAATGAAGCTGCAGTAAAACTCGCGCGGCAGTACTGGTATGAGAAAGGAATCGCTTCGAAGTGGAAGATTATCAGCAGAACTCCTTCTTATCATGGCAACACCCTTACTGCGCTTTCACTTTCAGGACGTGAACATTACCGCAGTGTCTTTGGTCCATTGCTAACAGAGTTCCCCAGAATCGCAGCTCCTGACCCTTACCGGCATCCGGGCTGCAAAGCATGCACCGGCGAATTGCTGGAAGAGGAAATCGTGAAGCAGGGTCCGGAAACGGTCGCAGCCTTTATTGCCGAGCCGATTATAGGATCCTCAGCCGGCGCTGTGGTGCCGAGCCGCGAGTATTACCAGCGTGTTTCCGAAGTCTGCAAGAAATACGACGTGCTGTTCATTGCCGATGAAGTGATGGCCGGAATGGGACGAACCGGTAAGTGGTTCTCGTTTGAACATTTTGATTTCATTCCGGACATTCTCGTTTCAGGCAAGGGCATCAATGGCGGAGTCGTCCCGTTAAGCGTGCTGGTTTCGAAGAAGGAGATTGTGGATCAGCTCGCCGCCGGAAGCGGCTACTTCAATCACGCGCAGACGTATACGCATAGTCCCGTGACGTGTGCTGCGGGAATTGCAACCCTCCGCTATCTGAAAAAACACAAACTCGTGGAGCGTTGTGCGGAGATGGGGGAGGTTCTTGGAAACCGGCTTCACGATCTCAGAGAGTTTCCGGTTGTCGGTGACGTGCGCGGAAAAGGACTCATGTGGGCGGTGGAATTCGTTCAGGATCGAAAAACAAAAGCGCCTTTTGCCCGTTCCGAAAAATTTGCGGAACGTTTCACGGAAGCAGTATTCCAAAATGGAGTGATTCTGTGGAACAACGTTGGTCATGTGGACGGAACAAACGGAGATCTTGTGATGATAGCGCCTCCGTTTACGGTATCGGATCAAGAAATCGAAGACTTTATCAAATGTTTTAAGAAATCATTGGAGCAAGTAATATGACGCAGCAACAACAAAAAATCACTTATACAACCATCGGATCTTCCGAAGAATTCCACCAGCAGTTTGAACAGGCTGTGGAGGACATCAAAAAGGATTTTGGAAAGGTCCATCCAAACAGGATCGGAGGAGTAGCCTCCACGAATGAACGCACGGTTCCGGTGAAATCGCCGATCGATACCCGAATCGTTTTAGGGCACAGCCAGCAGGCGACAAAGGAAGAAGCAGCCAGAGCGGTTGATCTTGCGCATGGAGCGTTTGCTGCGTGGCGGGATCGAGGTTGGAGGGACCGTATAGAAGTCCTGAACAAAGCTGCCGACGCCATCCAGCGCCGCAAGTATGAATTGACGGCGTGGATGTCCTATGAAGCCGGAAAAAACCGTTTGGAATCGATGGGTGAAGTGGAGGAATCCGCGGATCTGATCCGCTATTACTGCCACAATATGGCCGAAAACGAAGGTTATTCGCGGCCTCTGGACCGGATCAGTCCAAACGAAAAGACGTTGAGCGTGCTGGTGCCTTATGGCGTTTGGGGAGTGATTGCGCCCTTTAATTTTCCACTCGCTCTTTCAACAGGAATGGTGGCGGGAGCGCTTGTCACCGGCAACACTGTGGTTTTCAAACCGTCACACGATACACCGATCATTGGAGCCATGCTTTACGAAGTGCTGCGCGAAGGGGGTGTGCCTGCCGATGCGGTCCACTTTGTGGCCGGTTCGGGATCTGAAGTCGGTCAAACCATCGTGGAACATCCGCGCACGCAGGGCATCGCATTCACAGGTTCCTACGCGGTCGGGATGCACATCTACAAGAATTTCTCCAGCAAGTATCCAAAACCGGTCGTTGTGGAAATGGGCGGAAAGAATCCTGTCGTGATCACTCCTTCTGCCGATCTGGATGCTGCAAGTGAAGGAGTCATGAGATCTGCTTTTGGCTTCGGCGGGCAAAAGTGCAGCGCTTGTTCGCGGGCTTACTTGTTACCGGGATTACGCGGAGAGTTTGTGCCAAAACTTTTGGAAAAAACAAAAGCGATCCAGATGGGGAATCCATTGCGCCGGGAAGTTTTCCTCGGTCCTGTGATTAATGAAAGTGCCCGCAAGAACTACGAGAAGTATATAGAAAGA
It encodes:
- a CDS encoding aminotransferase class III-fold pyridoxal phosphate-dependent enzyme, giving the protein MSYRYPESFVFYRKLNKKFTKAVSSQGCFILDENGKRYFDAAGGAVVVNIGHAVPEIADALSGQARVLPYVNGTQFTHDAVETLAAELAEILPGTLKYSYFLSSGSEANEAAVKLARQYWYEKGIASKWKIISRTPSYHGNTLTALSLSGREHYRSVFGPLLTEFPRIAAPDPYRHPGCKACTGELLEEEIVKQGPETVAAFIAEPIIGSSAGAVVPSREYYQRVSEVCKKYDVLFIADEVMAGMGRTGKWFSFEHFDFIPDILVSGKGINGGVVPLSVLVSKKEIVDQLAAGSGYFNHAQTYTHSPVTCAAGIATLRYLKKHKLVERCAEMGEVLGNRLHDLREFPVVGDVRGKGLMWAVEFVQDRKTKAPFARSEKFAERFTEAVFQNGVILWNNVGHVDGTNGDLVMIAPPFTVSDQEIEDFIKCFKKSLEQVI
- a CDS encoding aldehyde dehydrogenase family protein, which encodes MTQQQQKITYTTIGSSEEFHQQFEQAVEDIKKDFGKVHPNRIGGVASTNERTVPVKSPIDTRIVLGHSQQATKEEAARAVDLAHGAFAAWRDRGWRDRIEVLNKAADAIQRRKYELTAWMSYEAGKNRLESMGEVEESADLIRYYCHNMAENEGYSRPLDRISPNEKTLSVLVPYGVWGVIAPFNFPLALSTGMVAGALVTGNTVVFKPSHDTPIIGAMLYEVLREGGVPADAVHFVAGSGSEVGQTIVEHPRTQGIAFTGSYAVGMHIYKNFSSKYPKPVVVEMGGKNPVVITPSADLDAASEGVMRSAFGFGGQKCSACSRAYLLPGLRGEFVPKLLEKTKAIQMGNPLRREVFLGPVINESARKNYEKYIERIKQAGGEILTGGIVRKEGEFGNGYYVEPTIALMKDKNHELFYEEMFLPILLVTEVESLNEAIELSNRSIYGLTAGIFSREENEVNQFLNNIEAGVTYVNRRGGATTGAWPGVNSFGGWKASGSTGPAALGPHYLIKFLREQSRTVVEG